From Streptomyces sp. SAI-135:
TGAGGGCGCGCATGTCCACCTCCCGGCGCACGGGAACTGATACATCGTCAGGTCCCGGCACGGTAGCAACGGGCGGGCGAGATGAGAACAGCTCGCGCACGCACGAAGGGCGCCCTGTCCGCCGTGGCGGAAAGGACGCCCTTCGAGATGGGTCCGGTGCTTACGACGCGCTGGGGCTCGGCGAGGGGCTCGCCGGGGCGTCCGTGGAGGTGTCCGTGGCGGCCGCCACGGTCAGCGTCACGTCGAGTGTCGCGCCGCCCGCGGTGGTGATGCGGAGCAGATAGGTGCCGGTGGTGTCGTCGGCGTAGAGCTGCGGCAGCTTCAGCAGGCCGTCCGCGTCCGTCGTCAGACCCGTCAGGGTGCGGACGGTCTTGCCGTCGGCGTCCTTGAAGTAGGGGCCCTTGTCGTTCGCGGTGGCGTCGTCGGCCGACTTGATCAGGGTCGCGGTGGCGGCGACCTTGTCCGCGACGGCGTCCTTGTAGGTGGCCTTGACCTGGACGGCGTCGGTGAACTGGCCGCCCGGAGTGCAGGTCAGCGCGGTGTCGCCGGTGCGGACGAGGGCGTCGGCGACGCGCTGGGTCACGGTGGCCGAGTAGATCGGGCCGGTGACCGTACGGCCGATGAGCGTCGCCCTGACCGCGAAGCTGCCGGTGGTCTCGCCGGCCTGGAGCGCGGGCGCGGTGGCCACGCCGGAGGCGTTGGTGAGGGCGGTGGCGACCTTCTCGCCGCCGGCGAAGGTGGCGTCGGTGTCGCCGACGATCGTGTAGCGGATCCGGACCTTGGCGACGCCCTTGCCGGCCGCGTTCTCCGCCTTGGTGCTGATCTTCTCGGAGAACGCGTCGCCCGCCATGGCGGTCAGCTTCGCGGTGCCCGAGTCCTCCAGGTGGTCCACCGACTGGGTGGGGGTGACCGGAGTCGAGGGCGGAGTGGTCGGGGTCCCCGACGGGGGCGGAGTGGTCGACGGCGGGGTCGTGCTCGGCGAGCCGGGCGTGGTCGGCCTCGGCGTGTGCGGCGCGCTCGGAGTCGAGGGCGAGGACGGCGAGGTGGTCGAGCCGCTGCCGCCGTCGCTGCGGTTGCCCGGGAGGGTGCCGGTGCCGTCGGGGATCTCGTGGGTGCCCTTGCGGAAGTACTCCAGCCACGAAAGGACCGTGTTCACGTAGTGCCGCGAGGGGTTGTAGCTGAGGATCGCCCGGTCCAGGTCGGCGCTGTCCGACAGGTCCCAGCTGTAGCGGCACAGGTAGTGACCGGTGGCGAGAGCGGCGTCGTAGATGTTGTTCGGGTCCTTCACCCCGTCGCCGTTGCCGTCGCGGCCGGCCCACGCCCAGGTGGACGGGATGAACTGCATGGGACCGACGGCCGAGTCGTAGGCGGTGTCGCCGTCGTAGGCACCGTTGTCGGTGTCCTTGATGAGCGCGAAGCCGTTGCCGTCGAGCTGGGGACCGAGGATCTTGGAGGTGGTGGTGCCGTCCGCGTCGACCCGGCCGCCGCGGGCCTGGCCCGACTCGACCTGGCCGATGGCGGCGAGGAGCTGCCAGGGCAGGTTGCAGCCGGGCTTGGACTCCTGGAGTTCGGCCGCCGCCTTCTTGTAGGCGTCGAGCACGGTCGCGGGTATGCCCGCCGTGGACTCGACCGGAGAGGTGGTGGAGGTGCCGTCGGTCGGCGCGGGGCTCGGGGTGTTCAGCGGCGGCAGGTCCGTGTAGTACGGCGAGTTGCCGGTCGCGCCGTCACCGGTGGCCTCGTCGGGAGAGGGCTGGGCGTCGGCGGCGGTGGATCTGCCGTGGTCGTCGACGGTGGCTCCCGGAGCCTGGGAGGCGGACAGTGCCGCGACCGCGGCCGCGGCCACGGCGGTGGTCACCGCTCCCTTGCGCAGCCTCCTGCCGAATTGCGCCGCCATAAAGTGAACCCCTCCTGTGGACGCCCGAGCGCCCTTCTCCGTCTGTCGCTCTCGTCCAGTTGTGACGGTCGAACCGTCCTGGAGGTTGCCCCTGTGACGCGCGGCAATTCCTGATTCGCACGTTCGACCGAGCTCCCCAGCGCGGTGACCCGTGTGACCCTACGACAACTTCCTTTCCTCGGACACCGGTTCGTGCCCGATATTCACCGGTTGGCCATGTTCGATCGGTGCGGGTTCGCGTCGCCCATACTGGAGGGGACCGATCACCCGGGCCGCCGCCCGGCCAACACCCGCCGCGAGGAGCCCCGTTGCCGTTCACCCTGAGCCACGCGGCGGCGGTACTGCCCGCGGTGCGCACCGACGGAACGGGCCGGGGCCGACTGGTTCCGGCCGTGCTCGTGGCCGGATCCTTCTCGCCCGACATGACCTACTACGCGGCAAGTGTCGTGTCCGGGGCGATGGAGTTCGGCACCGTCACCCACTCCTTCCCGGGCGTCCTCACGATCGACGTGCTCGTCGCCTGGGCGCTGGTGGGGCTGTGGCTGCTGCTGCGAGAGCCGCTGGTGGCCCTGCTGCCGCGAAACCGACAGGGCAGGGTGGCGGCGCTGCTGCGCTGCGGGGCGCCACGCGCACGCGTGCGTACGGCACTGGCCGTGCGCTGGTACGCCTCCGCCGTGGTCGGAGCGCTGACCCATGTCGTGTGGGACGCGTTCACCCATCACGACCGGTGGGGGGTGCGGCTGTTCCCCGTCCTGGGCCGGGAGCTGGCCGGGTCCCCTCTGTACTGGTACCTCCAGTACGGCGGTTCGGCGCTGGCCGCGGTGGTGCTCGCCGTGTTCTGCGGGTACGCCCTGCGCCGCGCGCCCGCGGCGGCCGGGCCGCTCGGTGTCCCCGCGCTGTCGGTGCGGGACCGATGGTGGGCCCTGGCCGTGATCGGCGGGTGCATGACGGTGGCCGCGCTGCAGCGGGCCTCGCGGTGGTGGGCGTACTGGGGCTCCACCGCAAAGCCCTGGGAACTGATCCCGACCCTGTGCTTCGGCGCGGGCGCCGGGCTGGTGCTCGGGGTGCTGCTGTACGCCGCGGGCGTCAGGCTGTGGCGTCCGGCCCCGGTGTCCGGCGCCGGCCGGGAGGAGGCCGGTCTCCCGCTCGCTCGCTGACGGCGTCCACGGCCGCGGGCGCGATGAACACCGTCATGGTGGGCATCGGACGGGACCGGGGCAGCAGGGTGAGGGCGAGAGCGAGATAACCGAGCGCCAGCTCGGCCCACAGCCGAGGGCCGGAGGGCTCCTCTGCCACGGCGTCCCGGTCGCGGCGGGTGACGCGGTGCCGTAGCTCTGCGGCGGCGTGGCGCAGGGGACCGAGGCGAGCCCTTGCACGCGCCCGGTGCAGGAAGGTCGCCAGGTCGAAGGGGATGCGGGCGGTGCTTGCGGCGGCCGCGTGGGCCGAAACCGGGGGGCGTACGGACGGGGCCTGCTCGGCGTGCGCCTGTGCCTGCGCCCGTCCGGGGGCCGCCCGGCGGTGAAGCATGCGTATACCCATGACGGCATCCTGGCCGGGGCGCGGGGGGAGGGGGCGGTTGGGGGGTCCACGCGAGTGACGGGGCCTCCGGCGGTTGGGCGGGGCGCCTAGGGGGTGCCGGGTTCGGTGGTGGGGCGGGTGCGGGTCCGTCGTTGCTTGTCGCGCAGTTCCCCGCGCCCCTGGGTAGGCGCAGTCACCGGCGCCACGACGGGCCGTTCGTCACCTCGTCCGCCGCGACGAACCGTTCGCCGAACCGCGCGCCCCCGTGAGCCGTCAGTCGCGTACGGCGGGAAGGGGACGGGGTGGGGGGTGTCCGCCCGCAGCGGCCGGCGTCCGTTACAGGGCCCCTTCTTCGAGGGACCGAGCCGCCGGACCGAGGACGGATACCCCCCACCCCGGCACCGACCCCACCACCGGACCGTATGCGCTACACGAGCCCCCACCGAAGCCGTCACGGGCCGCCGCAGGCATCTCAGGGGCGCGGGGAACTGCGCACAACGCCCGCCCCCACCGAACCCGCACACACTCAGTGCGCCGCGGACTCCCAGTCCGTCCCGTCCCCCACCGAGACCCCCAGCGGCACCCTCAAGTGCACCGCGTCCGACATCTCCCGCCGGACGATCTCCTCCGCCGCCGCCCGCTCCCCCGGCGCGACCTCCAGCACGATTTCGTCGTGGACCTGGAGCAGCATGCGGGACGCGAGACCGGCGTCGGCCAGCGCACCGTCCACCTTGAGCATCGCGATCTTGACGATGTCCGCCGCCGTCCCCTGGATCGGCGCGTTGAGCGCCATCCGCTCGGCCGCCTCACGCCGCTGACGGTTGTCGCTGTTGAGGTCGGGAAGGTAGCGCCGGCGCCCGAACAGCGTCGCCGTGTACCCCGTGGCCCGCGCCTCGTCGACCGCCCGCCGCAGATAGTCCCGCACCCCGCCGAACCGCTCGAAGTACGCGTCCATCAACGCCCGCGCCTCCCCCGCCTCGATGTTCAGCTGCTGCGAGAGCCCGAACGCGGACAGCCCGTACGCCAGCCCGTACGACATCGCCTTGATCTTGCGCCGCATCTCCGCGTCGACCGCGTCGGGCTCGACCGCGAAGACCTGGGAGGCGGCCGTGGTGTGCAGGTCCTCTCCGGAGGTGAACGCCTCGATGAGCCCCGCGTCCTCGGAGAGGTGGGCCATCACCCGCAGCTCGATCTGGCTGTAGTCCGC
This genomic window contains:
- a CDS encoding lytic murein transglycosylase; this encodes MAAQFGRRLRKGAVTTAVAAAAVAALSASQAPGATVDDHGRSTAADAQPSPDEATGDGATGNSPYYTDLPPLNTPSPAPTDGTSTTSPVESTAGIPATVLDAYKKAAAELQESKPGCNLPWQLLAAIGQVESGQARGGRVDADGTTTSKILGPQLDGNGFALIKDTDNGAYDGDTAYDSAVGPMQFIPSTWAWAGRDGNGDGVKDPNNIYDAALATGHYLCRYSWDLSDSADLDRAILSYNPSRHYVNTVLSWLEYFRKGTHEIPDGTGTLPGNRSDGGSGSTTSPSSPSTPSAPHTPRPTTPGSPSTTPPSTTPPPSGTPTTPPSTPVTPTQSVDHLEDSGTAKLTAMAGDAFSEKISTKAENAAGKGVAKVRIRYTIVGDTDATFAGGEKVATALTNASGVATAPALQAGETTGSFAVRATLIGRTVTGPIYSATVTQRVADALVRTGDTALTCTPGGQFTDAVQVKATYKDAVADKVAATATLIKSADDATANDKGPYFKDADGKTVRTLTGLTTDADGLLKLPQLYADDTTGTYLLRITTAGGATLDVTLTVAAATDTSTDAPASPSPSPSAS
- a CDS encoding DUF4184 family protein, whose product is MPFTLSHAAAVLPAVRTDGTGRGRLVPAVLVAGSFSPDMTYYAASVVSGAMEFGTVTHSFPGVLTIDVLVAWALVGLWLLLREPLVALLPRNRQGRVAALLRCGAPRARVRTALAVRWYASAVVGALTHVVWDAFTHHDRWGVRLFPVLGRELAGSPLYWYLQYGGSALAAVVLAVFCGYALRRAPAAAGPLGVPALSVRDRWWALAVIGGCMTVAALQRASRWWAYWGSTAKPWELIPTLCFGAGAGLVLGVLLYAAGVRLWRPAPVSGAGREEAGLPLAR